CTTGTAAGCGGTCGGCTTGCCGAACAGCGCGAGCATCTGCGGCGACAGCGGCGCGGTCGCCTGCGCCTGGTTCATCTTGCGCAGCAGCGTGAGATTGATATCGGTAATCGGTATCTGTTGTTGCGTATTCGCTTCAGTACTGTAATCACCACCCGTGTCCTGAACTGCGGCAGGCGTGACCATCCGCTGGCCCGGTGCGATCCCGCATCCGGAAAGCAGTGCGGCAGTAGCGAAAACCAGGAGACTTCCCGTGCGTAAACCAAGCGAGCTCATGATGTTTCCTCCGTGCGCCACGGCGTTTTTCCTCAAGGGAGGGTGCGCCCAGCGTATTGTTAACAACTAATAAGCGTTTCGATGCACCAGTCCGGCGACTATCGTCGCGCCGATAATCCGCATGTCGAGTGCGAACGACCAATGGCCCAGGTAATACAGGTCATGTTCGACGCGACGTTCCATCTTTTCGATGCGGTCGGTTTCGCCACGAAAGCCGTTGATCTGTGCCCACCCCGTGATCCCCGGCTTTATGCGGTAGCGATTGATATAGCCCGCGACCACTTTCTGATAAAGGTCGTCGTGCTCGAGTGCATGGGGACGCGGTCCAACGACCGACATGTCGCCACGCAACACGTTGAAAAATTGCGGCAGTTCGTCGAGGCTCGTGCGGCGCAGGAAGGCGCCCACTTTGGTGACGCGCGGATCATTGCGCGTGGCTTGCCTGACGGTGCCTTTTTGCTCGGTATGCAAACGCATCGAGCGGAATTTGTAGATCGTGAATACGTGGCCGTCCGCGCCTTTGCGTTTCTGCTTGAACAGAACCGGACCGCGCGACGACAGCTTCACTGCGATCGCAATGGCGAGCATGACCGGCGCGAGCGCGATCAGCGCGGTCAGGGCGAACAGGCGGTCGAAAATTTCCTTCTTCAGCATCGAACTGGCGGACAGCGGCGAGGCCACGAGATTGATCGCCGGCACGCCGAGCAGATCGATCACGCCGCTGCCTTCGAAAAGCGCGAGGCTGCGCACGTCCGGCATGAAGCGGATGTTCACCAGATCGTCGCGGAATTCGCCGACCAGCGAGCAGATCAGCGGCTCCTCGGAAAGCGACAGCATCAGCCACAGTTCGTGCACGTCGTTGGTCCGCATGTAGCCGGCCAGCGCGTCGACGGTGTCGAACACCGGCACGCCCTGGCTCGTGACCGGCGACACGTCCGGACGCGCGTTGTACACGGCCGTGGCGCGAAAACCCGTGGTCGGCGCCGCATTGATCCGACGAATGATCGCGTCGCATTGCGAGCCGCTGCCGACAATGGCGACCTGATGCAAGTTCATCCCCGCACTGCGTGCGCTCGCCAGCACGGCGTGCGTCATCAGCCGGTACGCGATCAGCAAGCCGCCGGTCACCGCCGTCCAGTACGAGAACCACAGCCGCGACACGAAGTCGATCCGATGCAGCGAATACATCAGCACGAGGGCGCTGCCCTGCACCATCAGCCATGCGAGCGAGACCTGGCCGGCCAGCGCCAGCTTGGAGCGGCCACGCCATGATTCATAGACGCCGAACGCCGGAAAGATGGCCAGCGCGAAGGCAGCGGAAAACATCACGAGCGCCCAATAGAAACCGGATTGAGCGAGGTAATCAAAACGGATCTGCGACGCCACCGCCGCACCCGCCAACACCAATGCAACATCGAAAACTCGCGCGAGCAAATCTTGAAACTTGCGCATTTTGGCCACCTCGTTCTTGCCGTTCTTGTCCGCAAATGAGTCCGGCGTGCTGTTCAGGAGCAGCGGCCGTAGTTGTCGTTGAACCTCACAATGTCGTCTTCACCGAGATAGGTACCTGACTGGATTTCAATGATTTCGAGCGGCACCTTGCCCGGGTTTTCGAGCCGGTGACGGGTGCCGAGCGGAATGTAGGTCGATTCGTTTTCGCTCAACAGGAACTGCTCTTCGCCGCGCGTGACGAGCGCCGTGCCGCGCACGACGACCCAGTGTTCCGCACGGTGGTGATGCAATTGCAACGACAGCTGCGCGCCGGGCGTCACGACGATGCGCTTGACCTGGAAACGCTCGCCATGGTCGATCGAATCGTAGAAACCCCACGGGCGGCGCACCTTGCGATGCGCGTCGGCCTCCGGCGCGTGCTGCGCCTTGATGCGCGACACCAGCCCCTTCACGTCCTGCACGTGCGAGCGGTCGACCACCAGCACCGCGTCCGCGGTTTCGACCACCACCACGTTGGTGGTGCCGACGCAGGCGACCAGCCGCCCTTCCGAATGCGCGTAGCTCGATACCGCGCCTTCGAATGTCACCCGGCCGCGCCCTGCGTTGCCGTTGGCGTCCTTCTCCATCGCGGCCCAGACGGCGTCCCACGAACCCAGATCCGACCAGCCGGCATCCAGTCCGACCACGACGCCGGCGGGCGTCGCGGGCGTGCTCGCAGCGGTGCCATCTGCCGTTTCCGGCCCGGCCGTCTCCGTCAGGCGCTCCATTACCGCGTAGTCGATCGAATTCGCGGGCGCGCTGAGGAACGCATCGACCAACGGCCGGAAATACGCGCCATCGGCGCGGCCGCCAGTGAACGCGCGTTCGCAGGCCGCGTACATCTCCGGTTGCAGACGCTTCAACGTATCGAGCCACACGCTCGCGCGGACGATGAAGATGCCGCTGTTCCACCAATACATGCCCGCCGCGACGTACTTCGCCGCGAGTTCTTCCGCGGGCTTTTCGACGAAACCGTCGATCGCATGGCCGCCGCCCGCCAGCTCGGCGCCGATGCGGATATAGCCGAAGCCCGTGTCGGGGCGCGTGGGCGGCACGCCCAGCGTCGCGATCGAGCCCTGCTCCGCATAGCGCGCGGCGAGTTCCAGCGCGGCCTGCAAGGCGGGCACGTCGGCGATCGAATGATCCGCGGGCATGACGACGAGAATCGCATCGCCGCCGTCCGCGCACGCCAGCGACGCCGCCAGCGTCAGCGCCGGCGCCGTATCGCGTCGCGCCGGCTCGACAATAAGACGAGCGTCGACGCCATTTTCATGAAGTTGTTCGGCGATCACGAAGCGATGTTCTTCGCCGCACACGATGATCGGCGAAACATCCACGCTCCAGCCCGCCGGAAAGCCGCTCATGCGCCGCGCCGTGGCTTGCAGCAGCGAGTCGGACCCGACTACGTCGATCAGTTGCTTCGGATAGTTTTCCCGCGACACCGGCCACAGGCGCGTACCTGACCCGCCCGCCAGAATGACCGGGACGATGCGCGCGCAAGGGGCGCCCGCCGTCGCGGCATCCGCACCGGTCGGGTCGACCGACACGGCGCTCACAGCTCCCTGAGTCAACATATTCGCATTCCTTATAATTCTCAAAGATCGGCGGAAATTTGGACCGGATGCCGTGTTGCAACACGGCCCTCCGGCTGACCCCGCCGCGCTATTCGCCGACTAGTCGACGACTTTGAATCCGAAATTCGGTGGGAGAAATTCTCATCCGCTTGCGAAACACTTTCGCGAGGCGGTCACCGTTACCCATGCCGGTTCGCCGGGCAATCTTGTCGACCGGCAATTCCGATTCGGTCAACAGGCTGCAAGTCACGGCAAGACGCTCGTGCAACAGAAAACTCGAGGGCGTGATGCCCATTTCCATCTTGAAGCGACGCAGAAAATTGCGCTCGCTCATCGCGGCAAACTGCGCCGCGTCAGCGATCGAAATTGCCTGCTGGCAATTCTCTTGCAGCCAGCGAGCTGCCGCGCGCACCTTGTCGCCAGGACTCAGGCCACCGTCTTCGCCGAGCAGCGGCGCGAGATTCGAGCACGAATCCGCCAGCAGGCGCTCGGCAACCGTACGCGCCGTGGCGCCGCCGAGGTCGCGCTTGATCATGGCGAGCGCGCTCCTCATCGATTCGAGGCGATCGCCCGCATCGGCGGTCTGTTCTGACTGGCGCGCCGGTGCCGACTGCGCATAAGCATCGCCGGCTTCCTTGCTGTCGGGCACATACGCTGCATCGAGCAGCGCGCGGCCTTCCGCGATCGGCCGGATCATGCCGGTGTTGCGGCGCACACGGCGCAGCCAAGCGATCAGCCGCTCGTCGCTGGCGGCGGCGAGTGCGCCCTTGCCGCCCGCGACATACAACGCATCGAAACCGCCGTAATGGCGCGCGTCGAGTCCATCTGTCCAGACCCGCAGCGCGGACGACGAAGTCACCATGCCGCCGTCCGCGGACAGGAAGGACACGTCGTATAACCAGCCGCCCGAGCCGGACGAAGCCATTTCGTTCGCTGCCTGGAACACCTCGGCAACAACCCCGGCTCCCTGCAGTGAGCAGTCGTTGAACATCAGTATCGCGATGCGACGCATACCCTTGTTCGGAGCGTGCACCCAGCGCAGCATTGCAGACTCGAGACTCGCGCAGGTCATAGTCATCCTCTCACCAGAAAACGGATCTACTTTTCACCCTGGACGGCCATGGAAAGGCCGGCTCTGTGCAGCGCATCATAGTCACCGCCACTCAAGCATTTAGCCGCCATGACCGAAAGCGCAGACATGTTGGCGTGTGGACAGGGTGACCAGCCAGGGATTTTCGGAACAACCCCGCTACCACCGTCTTTTCAACGAATTAATTGCCGATTCGACATAGGAATGAATTGGCATTCTGCGAATGTTAATGCAAATAAAACCACCATTTCGTTCGCCACCGCACACACCACGACTACTCGAAAACGGCGTAGTTACAATTTGATCCATCCAGCGCCGCACCGATTTGAAGTGACTTTTTCCCGCCAGAACGTCAGAATGAGCGCAGCGCGCTTCGCTACACCGCCCTCTGCCGCGCCACCCGCCTACTTGAATTTCTTCTGACGATATATCCGCGGGATGGCAATAAGTAAAACGAACATCCAATATAAGCACTGAAGAGTGCGACAAAATTATTTAATTGGTTGTTATTAGATACCACGGATATAAACGTGGCGATTAATGTTTCAAACGTGAAACACGGGAATAAGACAACTTTAGACCGCACGGCAATAGGCGGGCCAGTGGCGGAATCTGTCGAGTACGAACCGGGCTATTTCCGCCAGCGGATTGCGGAAATACACTATGCGGTTTCCGCAACACATTGCCTTGAGAGGTGGTGCGAGGCGGCTCTGACCTGGTGAACTAGTAGTTGGGCGACGCGTCTGTTGCCTTTGGAAGGATAGCGAACGACACGGGGAACACATGTTCAATGTACGCGAACAGCGCGCGCCGCGAAAGCGTAACGGCGCCTTTTCCGAAGGCAGTCGAAGACTGGTGATGGGCATCGCCGTCCCGGCAGCGGCCGTCATCCTGCTCGGCCTGGCAGCCGGCCGATGCGCCGCGGCCGACCCTGTGCCTCAGGCGAACGGTGTGAGCAACGACGAGTTCGCCGCGGACGGCAGAAAGTGGACGCCGTGTGCGGCGGAATACGGCACCTGCCGGTTCAACGGCACGCGCGACGTGCTGTACGGCACGGCGCAACAGCACGTCGTCAAAACCTTCTCGAATAGCGCGGAGTGCAACAACGGCGTATTCGGCGATCCGGCGCCCGGTGTGGAGAAACGTTGTGCGATGGCGCCAACGGTAGCGAGCAAATCGGCCGCGCCTGCCGCGAACAAGGACGCCGCGCCGAGTGCCGCAATGCAATCCGCCGCTCCCGAAGACCTGAAAGCGCCGGCCGGACAAGGCCTGCGTTGCTCCGCACCATCGTTGCAGGTGCCCACGGCCGCGAGTGGCGATCTGCTCGAAGCCGACACGCCCAGCGACGGCACGCGGCTCTTCGCCTTGAACAAACCGTTCGCGCTGGTGTTCACCGCGCGCCCGACGCAAGGCGACACGCTCAGCTGGCAGATACGCGACGCGTGGAATGCTGTGCGAGCCAGCGGACGCTTCCCCGTTGCGGCGGGGGCGACGCTGTCCACTTTGGCCTGCGCATCCAGCGCGGCGGGCTACTTCGCGGTGTCCGCATCGCTGGAGCGCGCACATGGCCAATTGGAAGCACGCGGCACGCGCCCCGCGGGCATCGCGACGTTCGGCGTGCTGCCGGATCCGTCCGCTGCGTTACCCGCCGTCCGCTTCCCGTATGAAGATCTGCACCGGTTCGGCGGACAAGGCGCCGCCTATCTTGCGCCGGGGCAGCACTGTTGCGACGGCGACGGCTACCGGCCGGTCTACACCGCGCTCGGCCTCACGTGGGTCAACGACAATCGCAACTGGTATATGGAGGAGCCGAAAAAAACGGGCACATTCGAACCCGCGAGCAAACAGCTCACGCCCTTCTTCCGGCGCGGCGACCTGCTGCGGCTGATCCAGCTCGACGGCATTCCGCAGTGGGCGAGTCCGACGGGCAAGGAGACGCACAGCTATGTGCCGACATCGCTCGTGCAGATGAAGGACTACATGGCCAAGGTGGGCGCCGAGTCGAATCGCGTTCGCATGACTTACTTTCCCAAACAGCGCGACAACTACTATCAGGTGACATGGGAACCGGACGCCGACGGCGGTCTGCCGTGGCGCGACACCGACGCGAATTTCATCGCCATGTACAAAGCGGTCTGGGAGGGCATCCATCAGACGGATCCGCATGCGGTGGTGATGGGTCTGACCTATTCGTCGGTGCAGGGCAATGTCACGTGGATGCGCAAGCTCGGTCCGCTTGGGATCGGCCGCTATATGGATGGCATGACGATCCACGGTTACTACGATATCGGCACGACGCCCTCGCATCCTCCCGAGCGCGTGGCGGACACCGGCAATCAGGGCACCGTGCCGGGCGCGCTGCCTTCCGCGATGCGGGCGCTGCGCCACGAAATGCGTCTGTACCTGAAGCCCGGCGCGCCGCTCTTCGTGACCGAAACCGGTATCAGCTACGACATCGGTCAATCGTATGGCAAGAACTATCCGGGCTCGAACGTGCTATATGCACAGGCTGCCGTGACCGCGCGCACGCATCTGATTTTGCTGGGCGAAGGCGCGGACATGACCTACGTGTTCTATCTTGCGGATATGCCGGACGCCGCGCCGGGTTATGGCATTTTCTTCGAACTCGATCATCCGAAGGGCGCCTACGGTCCGACCCGCATCAGCCCGAAACCCGCGGCGCTTGCAGTGGCGGCGATGACGCGCATCATCGACGGCACCGACACGCTCGGACCGCTCAAGGATGTGCCCAAAGGCGTCTACGCCTATGCGTTCCGCCGGCTCGGCGGCGGCAAGATCGTGACCGCGCTATGGACGCACGACAACGACAGGTGGAACGCCAGGACCGGCTTCGACGCGAGCCGCAGCGTGGACTATCGTCTGCGAGTCGACGCGCCCGGCACGACGGGCGAAGTGACGGCCCTCGACATGATGGGCAACGCGACGAGCTTGCCGTACCGCGACGGATTGGCTAGCCTGAAACTCTCGCCCGCGCCGGTCTATGTGGTCTCCGGCAACGCCGACGTCTTCAAGAACGCGGTCACCACGCCCGAGGGTTACATGGCGCACTAGCGGCGCGAAGTGACGATAGTTCGGCGCGATGTGACAGGCTCTGCGGCTAGTGGCGCACATAGTATGCAGGCGGAGGCACGTTAGCATCCCTATCAGTACGCTGGAGCCGAAACATGAACGGCCTCGCATGGACGATGTTGATACTGGCCGCCATGATCGGCGCGTTTCTCTTTGCGACGATTGGCGCGATTGTGCTCGCGCTTTTTCTCGCGAGCGTCTCGAGCCGGCTCACACGGAACGACGATCACCATCGCGATTACTAGCCGACCAGGCGCTCAACTAGCGCGAGAACCACGGGAGATGACATGCTGACCGAGATCGATTTCCTGGACGTGGTGCGCCTCACGCCCCTGGTCGCGTTCGATCTGATCGTCAGCGATGCTCATGGGCGCGTGTTGATCGGCCGCCGCCGCAACCGCCCTGCCCGTGGCACATGGTTCGTTCCCGGTGGCCGCATTCATAAGGACGAAACACTCGACGCCGCGTTCGCGCGCATCGCTGAGGCCGAGCTGGGCGTTGCCAAACTGGCGCGCTCGACGGCACGCTTCGAAGGCGTGTTCGAACATCACTACAGCGACAACTTCGCGGGCGAGCCGGATGTGTCGACGCACTACATTGTGCTCGCCTATGCACTGACGCTCACGGGCACCTCGCCGCTCGGACGGCCCGAGCAGCACAGCGAATATGTGTGGCTGACGCCTTCGGAGTTGCTGGCGCGCGCGGACGTCCACGAAAACACGAAAGCCTACTTCCGCTAACACGCCTGCAAGCCGTCGCGCGGGCCTGAACCCGTGCCGGATCGCAATCTGGCGCCGACTGTGAGTTCGGTAACGTGACGGCCCTGGCCGCTACAGTATGATGCGAGCTCACCGTCAGAGCTCGAATCCCTATGCGATTACCGGCAGACAGGCTCATTCGCGATTCATTCGTTGCTTTTCTCGCGCTTCTTTTATTCGCCATCCTGCCGGGCTCGGCACGCGCGGCCGACTGCGGCCCCGGCACACTGGTCACGGTGGTCGCGCACCTCGACGACGATCTGCTCTTCGTGGACCCCGCCATCAGCGAGCGTCTCGACGCGGGCTGGTGCATCACCACGGTGCATCTGATCGGCGGCGCCAACGGTGCGGATTTCGCTTACGTCCAAACCCGCGAGCGGGCTTCGCGGCTCGCTTACGCGCGCATGGCGGGCGTGCCTGACGAGTGGCTCGAATCCAACGTGGCCATTGCCGGCAAGCTCGTGCATGAGATGGTGCTGAAGGCCAAGCCTCAAGTGCGCCTGCTCGAAATGCGCCTGCCCGGCGGCGGCGTGCGCGGCGGCCGCGAACCGCTCGGCCTGCTGTGGGAACAACACGCCACGCTGTCCACTTATCCGATGAACGCGGACGGCTCCGTGCGCGTGAAATACGATCGCGACTCCCTGTCCGCCACATTGAAAGCGATGCTCGCGCCGGCAACGCTGATCTACACGCTCAATCCGGATACCGTGCCGTTTATCGAGCATCCCGATCATATCTACGCCGCGCGCATTACCCGCCATGTCGCCCAGACGCTCGGCAAAAGCGTGCCGATCGTCTACCACGTCACCTATCCGACCGGCGGCTGGCCGGGCAATCTTCCCGCCGCCGAAGTGCAGCGCAAGCGCGACATCGTCGCCAGCTATTTTTCGATCGACGGCAGCGAGTCGTCGCACGTATTCGGCGAGTTTCAATGGGACGGCAACTGGATTTCGCGCCGCTATGCCTTTGCCGATCGCACCGATCGACGCGTGCCCGATTTCGTGTCTCATCCAGTTCAACTCTTCAACGCGGCGGCGAGTCGCTGCCTGAGCTCCGCGGGCCCGGGCCGCGCGCCGACGCTCGCCGCGTGCACGAACTCGTCCACGCAGCAATGGCGATGGGATCCGCTGACCGTGTATCCCGGCAATGCGCGCAACGCCGCGCTCGTGAGTGTCGCGACTTCGCAATGCATCGCCGAGCGCGACGGCTATCTGATCGCCGAAAACTGCGATCAATGGGACGTGGCGCAACGCTGGACGCCGTGGGACTTTGGCCTCGTCTATACGCCGATGCGGCATTGTCTCGGCGAAAACGACGGCAAGCTGACCATGCGCGGCTGCACCGCGCTCACGACCCGCTATCGCTGGGCAACCACACAACGCACCCAGGCGAACGATCTAAGGCTCGCCACCGCGATGGTCGGCGACGTCGCCGGCTCGGGCGAGCAGTCCGTGGTGTACGTTCAGCGGCAACACGACGGCCCGGGATTCAACGTGTATGGCGCGTCGCTTGCGAAAGCGTCGCCGCCCGCGCTGTGGTACGGCAACGTCGTCCCGTTCGATCCGGTCGCCACGCCACCGAGTTGCGCCGGCGACAAACTGTGCTTCGACAGCGCGCGCTTCCTGCTCGGCGATTTCGACGGCGACGGCAAGGCGGATCTGATGGTCGTCGCGGCGCGCCAGGGTGGGACCGCGTTCTGGTTGCTTCGCAGTGCTGGCGACCGCTTCGAGGTGCCGCGCCTCTGGCTGCAGACCAGCAACGCGTTCAGGCCGGAACTGACGCAGCAATATGTGGCTGCGGATTTCACCGGGTCGGGACGCGCCAGCGTGCTGATCGCGCAGAAGCGATCCGACAGCGGACTCGACCTATGGATCGCGTCTTCGCAAGGACCGGGCGTCTCAACGGGATCGGCGCCGGCGCTCTGGGCGCAGGCCAGGAATCTGCCGCAGAACGTCAATCTGCTGCCACGCGAAACGGCGGGCGGGCGCGCCTCGCTGGTCGCGGTGGACGGCGCCAACGGACGCCTCGCGCTCACGCCCATCGCCAACGAGGGCACGCGCATGACTGTCGGCGAGCGCAATGTCTTGCCGGCGAGTTTCGTCCCCGACTTCGTGAAGGTGACAATGGGCGCCGTGCATGGCCGCGACAACGACACGCTGATTCTGCTGACACCGCATCTCGACGAATCGAACGAGGAAGCCATGATCGACGTCGCCACCCTCGACATGAGTGGCGCGACGAGCGCGCCGGTCCAGGCGGCGACATTGCACGGTATGTCGTGGTCGGATGTCTTTCCGGAATTCGTGCGTGACAAGCAGGGTGCCGCACTCGTGCTGTTTCGCCGAACCGACGCGACCCTCGGCGATTTCTATTTCACCGGCGGCGCACCCGCGCTTACGCGTTACCCGTCCGGAAATAGCCTGGCGCTGGGCGAAGCGCAGGAACTCGGCAAACTACCGGGGCTTTTCTCGGAGACAGTGCGAATCGACCGGCTCGCGCAGTAGCGCGCCGGTCGGTTCGATAGACGTCAGGCCGAGGCCCGTAGCGGGTGCACGAACTTGCGCGCGATCGTCACGTAACGATCCGCGGTGTCGTGCAGCGTGTAGCCGGCCAGTTGCCGGTTCGCACGCGGCGCGTCGAGCGCGTTCAGCAGCGCGCGGCCGTAGGCTTCCGGATCCGTCGTATCGACGAGGGTGACGCCGGCAAAGGTGCTCGCAAAGACGCCAATGTGGGCTTTCGTCCCAGAATGCCATTCGTTTCCCTTCTTCGTTTGATGCATCTCCGGGTCACGACTCTTCCCGGCGTTCCTGGTCGACGGCGGCGCTTCAATGATCGTCGCGTCAACCAGCGTGCCTTCCTTCATCATCAGCCCACGCTCGCACTGCGAGATGCCAATCTCGTCGAACAACTTCCGTGTTAGTTCGTGTTCGATCAGCAGGCGCCGGAACTTCAAAAGCGTGGTTGCATCAGGCACGTTCCCGACTGCCAGATCGATGCCGGCGAAGGCTAGCAGCGCGATGCTGTCATACAGGGCGACTTCCAGTCCTTCGTCCGACAGGCCGTACCCCTGTTGCAAGAAGTAGATTCGCAGCATTCGCTCCGGGCCAATCGGTGGCCGGCCTCGCGTGCCCTTCGGATAGTGCGGCTCGATCGTCGACAGCAAGCGCAGCCACGGAAACTACCTTCTCCATCTCGGCCAAGAAACGTTGGCGCCACGTCACTCGCTTCTCGCCTGCAATTTCCACTTTCGCGAAGCCGATCTGCCTCTTCATCATCGTGAGTCTGTTCCGTGTGCTGCCTTCTACAACGTCGTCAGCTACGCCAGCAATGACCTCCGAGCTGAGTAAATCAGCGTTTTCCCTAGGCCCATTTCTCAGTCGATTAGGTTGCCAGATAGTTAGGCATCCATTTCAAATTAATTCGACCCCAATTCGATGTGGCGGAAAAAAACTGGAATCGCCAGACGGATATTTTCGTGCGATCAAAGCAATTAGTACTGCATCAATGTTCATACGTAACGACTCGTTACTTCTTT
The nucleotide sequence above comes from Paraburkholderia sp. FT54. Encoded proteins:
- a CDS encoding undecaprenyl-phosphate glucose phosphotransferase, whose protein sequence is MRKFQDLLARVFDVALVLAGAAVASQIRFDYLAQSGFYWALVMFSAAFALAIFPAFGVYESWRGRSKLALAGQVSLAWLMVQGSALVLMYSLHRIDFVSRLWFSYWTAVTGGLLIAYRLMTHAVLASARSAGMNLHQVAIVGSGSQCDAIIRRINAAPTTGFRATAVYNARPDVSPVTSQGVPVFDTVDALAGYMRTNDVHELWLMLSLSEEPLICSLVGEFRDDLVNIRFMPDVRSLALFEGSGVIDLLGVPAINLVASPLSASSMLKKEIFDRLFALTALIALAPVMLAIAIAVKLSSRGPVLFKQKRKGADGHVFTIYKFRSMRLHTEQKGTVRQATRNDPRVTKVGAFLRRTSLDELPQFFNVLRGDMSVVGPRPHALEHDDLYQKVVAGYINRYRIKPGITGWAQINGFRGETDRIEKMERRVEHDLYYLGHWSFALDMRIIGATIVAGLVHRNAY
- a CDS encoding mannose-1-phosphate guanylyltransferase/mannose-6-phosphate isomerase, giving the protein MLTQGAVSAVSVDPTGADAATAGAPCARIVPVILAGGSGTRLWPVSRENYPKQLIDVVGSDSLLQATARRMSGFPAGWSVDVSPIIVCGEEHRFVIAEQLHENGVDARLIVEPARRDTAPALTLAASLACADGGDAILVVMPADHSIADVPALQAALELAARYAEQGSIATLGVPPTRPDTGFGYIRIGAELAGGGHAIDGFVEKPAEELAAKYVAAGMYWWNSGIFIVRASVWLDTLKRLQPEMYAACERAFTGGRADGAYFRPLVDAFLSAPANSIDYAVMERLTETAGPETADGTAASTPATPAGVVVGLDAGWSDLGSWDAVWAAMEKDANGNAGRGRVTFEGAVSSYAHSEGRLVACVGTTNVVVVETADAVLVVDRSHVQDVKGLVSRIKAQHAPEADAHRKVRRPWGFYDSIDHGERFQVKRIVVTPGAQLSLQLHHHRAEHWVVVRGTALVTRGEEQFLLSENESTYIPLGTRHRLENPGKVPLEIIEIQSGTYLGEDDIVRFNDNYGRCS
- a CDS encoding helix-turn-helix domain-containing protein; this translates as MTCASLESAMLRWVHAPNKGMRRIAILMFNDCSLQGAGVVAEVFQAANEMASSGSGGWLYDVSFLSADGGMVTSSSALRVWTDGLDARHYGGFDALYVAGGKGALAAASDERLIAWLRRVRRNTGMIRPIAEGRALLDAAYVPDSKEAGDAYAQSAPARQSEQTADAGDRLESMRSALAMIKRDLGGATARTVAERLLADSCSNLAPLLGEDGGLSPGDKVRAAARWLQENCQQAISIADAAQFAAMSERNFLRRFKMEMGITPSSFLLHERLAVTCSLLTESELPVDKIARRTGMGNGDRLAKVFRKRMRISPTEFRIQSRRLVGE
- a CDS encoding PIG-L family deacetylase; translated protein: MRLPADRLIRDSFVAFLALLLFAILPGSARAADCGPGTLVTVVAHLDDDLLFVDPAISERLDAGWCITTVHLIGGANGADFAYVQTRERASRLAYARMAGVPDEWLESNVAIAGKLVHEMVLKAKPQVRLLEMRLPGGGVRGGREPLGLLWEQHATLSTYPMNADGSVRVKYDRDSLSATLKAMLAPATLIYTLNPDTVPFIEHPDHIYAARITRHVAQTLGKSVPIVYHVTYPTGGWPGNLPAAEVQRKRDIVASYFSIDGSESSHVFGEFQWDGNWISRRYAFADRTDRRVPDFVSHPVQLFNAAASRCLSSAGPGRAPTLAACTNSSTQQWRWDPLTVYPGNARNAALVSVATSQCIAERDGYLIAENCDQWDVAQRWTPWDFGLVYTPMRHCLGENDGKLTMRGCTALTTRYRWATTQRTQANDLRLATAMVGDVAGSGEQSVVYVQRQHDGPGFNVYGASLAKASPPALWYGNVVPFDPVATPPSCAGDKLCFDSARFLLGDFDGDGKADLMVVAARQGGTAFWLLRSAGDRFEVPRLWLQTSNAFRPELTQQYVAADFTGSGRASVLIAQKRSDSGLDLWIASSQGPGVSTGSAPALWAQARNLPQNVNLLPRETAGGRASLVAVDGANGRLALTPIANEGTRMTVGERNVLPASFVPDFVKVTMGAVHGRDNDTLILLTPHLDESNEEAMIDVATLDMSGATSAPVQAATLHGMSWSDVFPEFVRDKQGAALVLFRRTDATLGDFYFTGGAPALTRYPSGNSLALGEAQELGKLPGLFSETVRIDRLAQ
- a CDS encoding GDP-mannose mannosyl hydrolase yields the protein MLTEIDFLDVVRLTPLVAFDLIVSDAHGRVLIGRRRNRPARGTWFVPGGRIHKDETLDAAFARIAEAELGVAKLARSTARFEGVFEHHYSDNFAGEPDVSTHYIVLAYALTLTGTSPLGRPEQHSEYVWLTPSELLARADVHENTKAYFR